In a single window of the Hydrogenobaculum sp. 3684 genome:
- a CDS encoding HI0074 family nucleotidyltransferase substrate-binding subunit has protein sequence MALDRLLSDLKNAFSRLKESYDKTINSQNTADYSFFRDSTIQRFEFTIEILWKTVKEFLKLKEGIECRSPKSCIRDFFGSGYLSSQDVVTLLEAIDDRNLTSHTYHEEVADKIFQNIKKYLPVIKSVINEIEKNI, from the coding sequence ATGGCTTTAGATAGATTGTTGTCAGATTTAAAAAATGCGTTTTCAAGGTTAAAAGAGTCCTACGATAAAACTATAAACTCTCAAAATACCGCCGATTATTCGTTTTTCAGAGATTCTACTATACAGCGGTTTGAGTTTACCATAGAGATTTTATGGAAAACTGTTAAAGAGTTTTTAAAATTAAAAGAAGGAATAGAATGCAGATCTCCAAAATCTTGTATAAGAGATTTTTTCGGGTCTGGTTATCTAAGTTCTCAGGATGTTGTTACACTTTTAGAGGCAATAGACGATCGAAATCTTACATCTCACACTTATCACGAAGAGGTTGCCGATAAAATTTTTCAAAATATTAAGAAATATCTACCTGTTATAAAAAGCGTAATAAATGAGATAGAAAAGAATATTTAA
- a CDS encoding folylpolyglutamate synthase/dihydrofolate synthase family protein, translating into MKLWDLYEGKDYKINPTLDRILKARDYVGNPEKHYKSVIVGGTNGKGSTCAFLNYLLIEHGLNTGWFVSPHLVRENERLRVNNIHIKDEELEYYVKSLKPVFEKFELTYFEAITLIGLLYFKDKNVDIVVWEVGMGGRWDGTRASSPFIGVLTNIGKDHMKWLGNTVDKIALEKLEIANGTKALLIGNNRYPLYPMATEKAKEQNTKLFVAGEDFEYKGYVDKHSTYIEEFNFLDFNMKSLKLGLWGKHQIDNGALALASFLSIPTVETLFKPKEELIKRALEKTYWEGRMEILREKPLIMIDGAHNVSALVKIIKDIKEHFDIKLVMGSLKDKEWQKELDILRTYFDEITFVPIHYKRAEDIDNMLNYAKSIGFKTHTLEDAKDILNLKDDVFVFGSLYLLGELKRALEKS; encoded by the coding sequence ATGAAACTCTGGGACCTTTATGAGGGCAAAGACTACAAGATAAACCCCACTTTAGATAGAATACTAAAAGCAAGAGACTATGTAGGAAACCCAGAAAAACACTATAAATCTGTAATAGTGGGCGGTACCAACGGCAAAGGCTCTACCTGCGCTTTTTTAAATTATCTTCTGATAGAGCATGGCCTTAACACCGGATGGTTTGTATCTCCTCATCTTGTTAGAGAAAACGAAAGATTAAGAGTAAACAACATTCATATAAAAGATGAAGAGTTAGAATACTATGTCAAAAGCCTAAAACCTGTATTTGAAAAATTTGAGCTAACTTACTTTGAAGCTATAACTCTGATAGGGCTTTTATACTTTAAAGACAAAAATGTAGATATAGTAGTATGGGAAGTAGGAATGGGCGGAAGATGGGACGGCACCAGAGCCTCTTCACCTTTTATTGGGGTTTTAACAAACATAGGAAAAGACCATATGAAATGGCTTGGCAACACCGTAGATAAAATAGCTTTAGAAAAGCTTGAAATAGCAAACGGCACAAAAGCACTCCTAATAGGAAACAATAGATACCCACTATACCCAATGGCAACAGAAAAAGCAAAAGAGCAAAACACAAAGCTTTTTGTAGCAGGGGAGGATTTTGAATACAAAGGTTATGTAGATAAGCATAGCACTTATATAGAAGAGTTTAATTTTTTAGATTTTAACATGAAAAGCCTAAAACTTGGGCTTTGGGGCAAACATCAAATAGACAACGGAGCTTTGGCATTGGCATCGTTTCTTAGTATACCTACGGTAGAAACTCTATTTAAACCAAAAGAAGAGCTTATAAAAAGGGCGTTAGAAAAAACCTATTGGGAAGGGCGTATGGAGATTTTAAGAGAAAAACCCCTTATAATGATAGATGGAGCTCACAACGTAAGTGCTTTGGTAAAGATTATAAAAGATATAAAAGAACATTTTGATATAAAGCTTGTAATGGGAAGTTTAAAAGACAAAGAATGGCAAAAAGAGTTAGATATACTAAGAACTTACTTTGATGAGATTACGTTTGTACCCATTCACTACAAAAGAGCAGAAGATATAGATAATATGCTAAATTATGCAAAAAGTATAGGTTTTAAAACCCATACTTTAGAAGACGCAAAAGATATTTTAAATCTAAAAGATGATGTATTTGTCTTTGGTTCTTTGTATCTTCTTGGTGAGTTAAAAAGAGCTTTGGAAAAATCATAA
- a CDS encoding HD domain-containing protein, giving the protein MSDIIEIFGKKHTAHGLNFYLTHFDLLAKCLDRDHYAFLVGGYVRDRIIGKPIDKSVDIDIITTQEPITVANRFKELLFQTYNIKADVFEFEKKEPWIKRNKIATIVFNEGSFKYRFDIAILESGGLKSFFGLRPSPEEWEKILEKDLKDRDFTCNAIAVNLDDVLSVGAQQTILFDPTGGIKDLENGLVRAISYENLKKDPIRLLRGVRIANELDFELEEGFINFLKENHTLLKTSAKERIAVEFFKLLKLKKSYKGMELLFETNAIYSIIPYLEDIKKVSNQGHHHIYPLDKHTLKVYEYADKILENEDVNFDKELLNFIKSQIPAYQFLGDFGTKEAIKLSALLHDIGKPHTMKIDEKGNITFYEHDKVGEELTAKISNELTFGEDLSRFLQKMVRMHLRIFYLRESLEHLTPRAYGKLLREVEDDIYPLMILTIADALGSKDDEPTMKALEKTIKNIIEFKLKNVPKPIEPLLSGKDIMNILNIPEGPTVGLLKNKLLDLQYEGAIKTKEEAIEWLKKEGEHINI; this is encoded by the coding sequence ATGAGTGATATAATAGAAATTTTTGGCAAAAAACATACCGCCCACGGATTAAATTTTTACCTAACTCACTTTGACCTTTTAGCAAAATGCCTTGATAGAGACCACTACGCTTTCTTGGTGGGAGGATACGTAAGAGATAGAATAATAGGAAAACCAATAGACAAAAGTGTAGATATAGATATTATAACCACTCAAGAACCAATAACTGTTGCAAACCGTTTTAAAGAACTTCTTTTCCAAACATACAACATAAAAGCCGATGTATTTGAGTTTGAGAAAAAAGAACCTTGGATAAAAAGAAACAAAATAGCCACTATAGTATTTAACGAAGGAAGTTTCAAATATAGATTTGATATAGCAATATTAGAAAGTGGTGGATTAAAAAGTTTTTTTGGTCTAAGACCAAGCCCTGAAGAGTGGGAAAAGATCCTTGAAAAGGATTTAAAAGATAGGGATTTTACCTGCAACGCAATAGCTGTAAACTTAGATGATGTGCTATCTGTGGGAGCTCAGCAAACGATTCTTTTTGATCCAACCGGTGGTATAAAAGACTTAGAAAATGGACTTGTAAGAGCAATATCTTATGAAAATCTCAAAAAAGACCCTATAAGGCTTTTAAGGGGAGTAAGGATAGCAAACGAGCTTGATTTTGAGTTAGAAGAGGGTTTTATAAATTTCTTAAAAGAAAACCATACACTTCTAAAAACCAGTGCAAAAGAAAGGATAGCAGTAGAGTTTTTTAAGCTTTTAAAATTAAAAAAATCCTACAAGGGAATGGAGCTTCTTTTTGAGACAAATGCCATTTACAGCATAATACCATATTTAGAGGATATAAAAAAAGTTTCAAATCAAGGGCATCATCACATATACCCCCTTGATAAACATACGTTAAAAGTCTATGAGTATGCGGATAAAATCCTTGAAAATGAGGATGTAAACTTTGATAAAGAGCTTTTAAATTTTATAAAAAGCCAAATACCAGCCTATCAATTTTTAGGGGATTTTGGCACAAAAGAGGCTATAAAACTAAGCGCTTTACTACACGACATAGGAAAGCCTCACACCATGAAAATAGATGAAAAAGGTAACATCACCTTTTACGAGCATGACAAAGTAGGAGAAGAACTAACGGCAAAAATATCTAATGAGCTTACCTTTGGAGAAGATCTTTCAAGGTTTTTACAAAAAATGGTAAGAATGCACCTTAGGATATTTTATCTAAGGGAATCTTTGGAGCATCTCACACCAAGAGCCTATGGAAAGCTCTTAAGAGAAGTAGAAGATGATATATACCCTCTTATGATACTAACTATAGCAGATGCCTTGGGATCTAAAGACGATGAGCCCACTATGAAAGCTTTAGAAAAAACCATAAAAAATATAATAGAATTTAAATTAAAAAATGTACCAAAGCCTATAGAACCACTTCTTAGTGGAAAAGATATAATGAATATACTAAATATACCAGAGGGGCCTACCGTTGGGCTTTTAAAAAATAAACTATTAGACCTTCAATACGAAGGTGCAATAAAGACAAAAGAAGAAGCAATAGAATGGCTTAAAAAAGAAGGTGAACATATAAATATATGA
- a CDS encoding CDP-alcohol phosphatidyltransferase family protein — translation MANFITTLRIFCGIVAFCFIISSHYFIALITFSIGAISDWFDGSIARNNNAITEFGKVYDPFADKILVLTAVMGLLYKHMLNPYAATFLMIRELTVSFLRSIAKNKDKGAILSGKIKAFFEMFSIIVILLGEVKFGNMLFDISLIFAYISLYGYLKRWFYE, via the coding sequence ATGGCAAATTTTATAACTACTCTTAGAATATTTTGTGGCATAGTGGCCTTTTGCTTTATAATATCTTCTCACTACTTTATAGCTCTTATAACATTTAGTATAGGAGCAATATCGGATTGGTTTGATGGCTCTATTGCAAGAAACAACAACGCTATCACAGAGTTTGGAAAAGTGTATGACCCTTTTGCAGATAAAATCTTAGTTTTAACAGCGGTTATGGGGCTTTTATACAAACATATGTTAAACCCCTATGCAGCTACGTTTTTGATGATAAGAGAACTAACAGTGTCTTTTCTAAGAAGCATAGCAAAGAATAAAGACAAAGGGGCTATTTTAAGTGGAAAAATAAAGGCGTTTTTTGAGATGTTTAGTATCATTGTAATACTTCTTGGTGAGGTAAAATTTGGTAATATGCTTTTCGATATAAGCCTTATTTTTGCATATATTTCTTTGTATGGTTATTTAAAAAGATGGTTTTATGAGTGA
- the purF gene encoding amidophosphoribosyltransferase encodes MCGVFGVYLNEEETLDFPKAATFAYFGIYALQHRGQESAGICSYYEDDIKRVANKGLVLEAISKEELKNLKGKVAISHVRYSTTGGDSAQNIQPIVRESKRFGKVAVVHNGNLTNYNFLRRLLVANEVELKCSSDTEVFLGLLDVVEKDASISAHMLDEELIPYLVSVLKLVEGAYSILMIINGKLIAARDPLGFRPLLMGRRQDAIVFASETCAFDIIEADYWREIKPGEITIVDENGIRTYFFAKSPKPKKCIFEHVYFARPDSFIFSEYSYNVRKKMGMELAKEDDIFPDIVIPVPDSGMPAAIGYSQYKNIPYEMGLVRNHYIGRTFIAPTQDIRNLSVLMKLNPNKGIIKDKSIVVIDDSIVRGTTSKRIVNLLKEAGAKEVHMRIASPPVIGPCYYGIDTPTKEELMASHMSVEDIRRFIGADSLKYLSLEGLMRSVQEPDSFCDACFTDNYPVELKL; translated from the coding sequence ATGTGCGGTGTTTTTGGCGTTTATTTGAACGAAGAGGAAACTTTAGATTTCCCAAAGGCAGCAACGTTTGCTTACTTTGGTATATACGCTCTGCAGCATAGAGGCCAAGAGAGCGCTGGTATATGCTCTTATTATGAGGATGATATTAAAAGAGTTGCTAACAAAGGCCTTGTGCTGGAGGCCATTTCCAAAGAAGAGTTAAAAAATTTAAAAGGTAAGGTAGCTATATCTCACGTTAGATATTCTACTACTGGTGGTGATTCTGCTCAAAATATTCAACCTATAGTTAGAGAAAGTAAAAGGTTTGGAAAAGTGGCTGTGGTTCATAACGGAAACCTTACAAACTATAACTTTCTAAGAAGGCTTCTTGTTGCAAACGAAGTGGAGTTAAAATGCTCTTCTGATACAGAGGTGTTTTTAGGGCTTTTAGATGTAGTAGAAAAAGATGCATCTATAAGTGCTCATATGTTGGATGAAGAGCTTATACCCTATCTTGTTAGTGTTTTAAAGCTTGTGGAGGGAGCTTATAGTATACTTATGATAATAAACGGTAAGCTTATAGCCGCTAGGGATCCTCTTGGTTTTAGGCCACTTTTGATGGGAAGACGTCAAGACGCTATCGTATTTGCCTCTGAGACCTGTGCTTTTGATATTATAGAAGCGGATTATTGGCGTGAGATAAAGCCTGGGGAAATCACTATAGTAGATGAAAACGGTATAAGAACTTACTTTTTTGCTAAAAGCCCAAAACCAAAGAAATGCATCTTTGAGCATGTATATTTTGCAAGACCTGATAGCTTTATATTTTCTGAATACTCTTACAACGTTAGAAAGAAAATGGGTATGGAACTTGCTAAAGAGGACGATATATTTCCAGATATAGTGATTCCAGTACCGGATTCTGGTATGCCAGCAGCCATAGGATATAGCCAGTACAAGAATATTCCCTACGAAATGGGACTTGTTAGAAATCACTATATAGGAAGGACGTTTATAGCTCCTACTCAAGATATTAGAAATCTAAGCGTTTTGATGAAGTTAAATCCAAACAAAGGTATTATAAAGGATAAAAGCATAGTGGTGATAGATGATTCTATTGTAAGAGGGACTACCTCAAAGCGTATAGTAAACCTTTTAAAAGAAGCCGGAGCCAAAGAAGTACATATGAGGATAGCTTCTCCACCGGTTATAGGGCCTTGTTATTACGGTATAGACACGCCCACAAAAGAAGAGCTTATGGCAAGCCATATGTCTGTGGAAGATATAAGAAGGTTTATAGGAGCCGATTCTTTAAAATATTTATCCTTAGAAGGGCTTATGAGGTCTGTTCAAGAACCAGATTCTTTTTGTGATGCTTGCTTTACAGACAACTATCCTGTAGAGTTAAAGCTATGA
- a CDS encoding DUF2905 domain-containing protein, whose product MNEFAKLLIIFGFILIGLGLLIIIFGKLNIPLGRLPGDIVYKNGNFVFYFPLVSSIILSILLTILLNILFRR is encoded by the coding sequence ATGAACGAATTTGCAAAACTCCTAATAATATTTGGTTTTATACTCATTGGTTTAGGGCTTTTGATAATTATATTTGGAAAATTAAACATCCCATTAGGAAGGCTTCCGGGGGATATTGTTTATAAAAATGGAAACTTTGTGTTTTACTTTCCTTTGGTGAGTTCTATAATTTTAAGTATTTTACTAACAATATTGCTAAATATTCTTTTTAGAAGATAA
- a CDS encoding DUF354 domain-containing protein produces MIWFDIVTPKAALFFSPIIRKFDSQGERVLITTRKSEGYEEIVELLDMLNIPYEVVGGFGGGTLNGKLHASIERMYQMTKLLDKYNPDIMVSICSVDANRVAYGLGIPIVNFYDIPLSDYKHDFKKALPQARLTLPLSTVALKPFVVPDEIFYRFALEKDQVYTYDFIDPLIWLYDFKPDINYVKDVMKIPLDKPIIVVREEEFKASYVMKKYSLLYDGLLELKDKIDATFVIIPRYEAEPLKELFDFAIILEKKYKIQHLLAYASLFIGGGGTINLEATYFGTPVISTRSFISHYDKYVVDVGLMKWVNDKDSLVNTALKLIGKRFDELAQNVWGSMKVDLDFLTDTILKAKDLKRY; encoded by the coding sequence ATGATATGGTTTGATATAGTAACTCCTAAAGCGGCTCTTTTTTTTAGTCCCATCATAAGAAAATTTGATAGCCAAGGGGAGCGTGTTTTAATTACCACCAGAAAATCAGAAGGCTATGAGGAGATTGTAGAGCTCCTTGATATGCTTAATATCCCTTACGAAGTTGTAGGGGGATTTGGGGGCGGTACTCTAAACGGTAAGCTTCATGCGAGCATAGAAAGAATGTATCAGATGACAAAACTTCTTGATAAGTACAATCCAGATATTATGGTAAGCATATGCTCTGTAGATGCCAACAGAGTGGCTTACGGGCTTGGTATACCTATAGTAAATTTTTACGATATACCTTTGTCTGATTATAAGCATGATTTTAAAAAAGCCCTGCCTCAGGCAAGGCTTACGCTTCCTCTTTCTACTGTGGCCCTAAAGCCTTTCGTGGTGCCAGATGAGATATTTTATAGGTTTGCTTTGGAAAAAGATCAGGTTTATACATACGATTTCATAGATCCTTTGATATGGCTTTATGATTTTAAACCAGATATAAACTATGTAAAGGATGTAATGAAGATACCTTTAGATAAACCCATTATAGTGGTAAGAGAAGAGGAGTTTAAAGCCTCTTATGTGATGAAAAAATACAGCCTTTTGTATGATGGGCTTTTAGAACTAAAAGATAAAATAGATGCAACGTTTGTAATAATACCAAGGTACGAGGCAGAGCCCTTAAAAGAGCTTTTTGATTTTGCCATCATATTAGAAAAAAAATACAAGATACAGCATCTTCTTGCATACGCATCTTTGTTTATCGGAGGAGGCGGTACCATAAACCTTGAAGCCACTTACTTTGGCACACCTGTTATATCCACAAGAAGCTTTATAAGTCATTACGATAAGTATGTGGTGGATGTGGGGCTTATGAAATGGGTAAACGACAAAGACTCTTTGGTAAATACCGCTTTAAAGCTTATAGGAAAACGCTTCGATGAGCTTGCTCAAAACGTTTGGGGTTCTATGAAGGTGGATTTAGATTTTCTAACAGATACTATTTTAAAAGCCAAAGACCTAAAAAGATATTGA
- the asnB gene encoding asparagine synthase (glutamine-hydrolyzing) produces MCGILGLFGNPASIDTNLFKKALDKIAHRGPDAYGIYQNEDIVFGHRRLSIIDLSPLGNQPMVDEETSNVIVFNGEIYNFKSIRDFLISKGINFNSSSDTEVLLKAYRYFGVEVLSKLRGMFSFCIYDADKKSLFFARDRFGKKPFYYAFIKDNFLFSSEIKALLEFFDKTPLPDKGSMADYFRYLAPSYGKTMYEGIYKLPPSCFGILDKNGFSVKEYYNPLDYLSKSYQNEDQILKDIENKLIESIELRLVGDVEVASLLSGGLDSSFVSALYSKIAKETFGKNINTFSIGYSEYEHYSELDWALKVSKFIGSSHHPISINSKDFIEKIDEVVYFLDEPINDPATLPTYVISSYIKQNGIKVALSGEGSDELFFGYDLYYKYLNYEDISKILKKPHKELILESLSDKNSKASELLKRALKDEIIFRTIGECFTNDELKRFLRFSYESDNIELFSKRFEPFSHHHISIWYYFVDMYMWIGEVLMMKVDKMAMAHSVELRVPMLDHELHQLVLNVDPSLRISNQNKHLLKKIAIKYLPEEIVYRRKKGFSYPFIEWFYKEKKNFLEDWLKINKEHGFFDEGFLRFLYENGNSKAYKHHVWAVEIFNRWFKKTYLSN; encoded by the coding sequence ATGTGTGGTATATTGGGACTTTTTGGAAATCCAGCATCTATAGATACAAATCTTTTTAAAAAAGCTTTAGATAAAATAGCTCATAGAGGACCAGATGCTTACGGTATTTATCAAAATGAAGATATAGTATTTGGCCATAGAAGACTTTCTATCATAGATTTATCTCCTTTGGGCAATCAGCCTATGGTGGATGAAGAAACAAGCAATGTTATCGTTTTTAACGGAGAGATCTATAATTTTAAATCCATAAGGGATTTTTTAATATCAAAAGGAATAAACTTTAACTCATCTTCGGACACCGAAGTACTTTTAAAAGCTTATAGATATTTTGGTGTAGAGGTCCTTAGCAAGCTAAGAGGTATGTTTTCTTTTTGTATATACGATGCAGATAAAAAATCTCTTTTTTTTGCAAGGGATAGGTTTGGTAAAAAACCCTTTTATTATGCTTTTATAAAAGATAATTTTTTATTTTCATCGGAGATAAAAGCACTGCTTGAGTTTTTTGACAAAACGCCACTTCCAGATAAAGGTTCTATGGCAGATTATTTTAGATATTTGGCCCCTTCTTATGGAAAGACTATGTATGAGGGTATATATAAGCTTCCTCCTTCTTGTTTTGGGATTTTAGATAAAAATGGGTTTAGTGTAAAAGAGTATTACAATCCCCTTGATTATCTTTCTAAAAGCTATCAAAACGAAGATCAAATACTAAAAGACATAGAAAATAAGCTTATAGAATCTATTGAGCTTAGGCTTGTGGGAGATGTGGAAGTGGCATCGCTTCTTTCTGGAGGTCTTGATTCTTCTTTTGTAAGCGCTTTGTATTCAAAGATTGCCAAAGAAACATTTGGCAAAAATATAAACACATTTTCTATAGGGTACAGCGAGTATGAGCACTACAGCGAGCTTGATTGGGCTTTGAAAGTTTCAAAGTTTATTGGATCAAGCCATCATCCTATCAGCATAAACTCAAAGGATTTTATAGAGAAAATAGATGAGGTGGTTTATTTTTTAGATGAGCCTATAAACGATCCTGCCACTTTGCCCACATACGTTATATCTTCTTACATCAAACAAAACGGTATAAAAGTTGCCCTTTCTGGAGAGGGTTCTGATGAGCTATTTTTTGGATACGATCTTTATTATAAGTATCTAAACTATGAAGATATCTCTAAAATCCTAAAAAAACCTCATAAAGAACTTATATTAGAATCACTTTCAGACAAGAATTCTAAAGCATCGGAGCTTTTAAAAAGAGCTTTAAAAGATGAGATTATCTTTAGGACTATAGGGGAGTGTTTTACAAACGATGAGCTTAAAAGGTTTTTAAGATTTTCTTATGAGAGTGATAATATTGAGCTATTTTCAAAAAGATTTGAGCCTTTTTCTCATCATCATATATCTATATGGTATTACTTTGTAGATATGTATATGTGGATAGGGGAAGTGCTTATGATGAAAGTGGATAAAATGGCTATGGCTCATTCTGTAGAACTAAGAGTACCTATGCTTGATCATGAACTTCATCAGCTTGTGTTAAATGTAGACCCATCTCTTCGTATATCAAACCAAAACAAGCACCTTCTTAAGAAAATAGCTATAAAATATCTACCAGAAGAGATAGTGTATAGAAGGAAAAAAGGATTTTCTTACCCATTTATAGAATGGTTTTACAAAGAAAAGAAAAACTTTTTGGAAGATTGGCTTAAGATAAACAAAGAACATGGATTTTTTGACGAAGGGTTTTTGAGATTTTTATATGAAAATGGTAATTCAAAAGCTTACAAACACCACGTCTGGGCGGTGGAGATATTTAATAGATGGTTCAAAAAAACTTATCTATCCAATTGA
- the cutA gene encoding divalent-cation tolerance protein CutA — MVSNYAIVLITTPKDKAKDIAKFIVQEKLGACVNIISGAESIYWWKGEIETSEESLLIVKTLKEKIVLLIEKVKAIHPYTVPEIISLNIESGIESYLKWIEDSIG; from the coding sequence ATGGTATCAAACTATGCAATAGTTTTAATCACAACACCAAAAGATAAAGCAAAGGATATTGCTAAGTTTATAGTGCAAGAAAAGCTTGGGGCTTGCGTTAACATAATAAGCGGTGCAGAATCTATATACTGGTGGAAAGGAGAGATCGAAACCTCAGAAGAATCTCTTCTTATTGTAAAAACCCTAAAAGAAAAGATTGTACTTTTGATAGAAAAGGTAAAAGCTATTCACCCATACACAGTACCAGAGATTATATCACTTAACATAGAATCTGGTATAGAGTCTTACCTAAAATGGATAGAAGACTCAATTGGATAG
- a CDS encoding epoxyqueuosine reductase QueH yields MKGLVHICCAPDSIYFLEKLKNDYKDYEWIGFFYDPNIHPKTEYDLRLVETKRVCEKLGIPLIEGNYDDDVWLLAVEGLEKEPEKGKRCEVCFDIRLKESFEIARSLGAKAITTTLLMSPKKSINQINHVASIFSKEYGIDFISVDYRKGGGVQIMHELTKLNEIYSQDYCGCIHGLFNQKPDTELFMWAKISPGSKEELLFIKSIRLLAESMGFYTKEINFSFLGWDLLNGYIFVDDEPIPSYIRYYSKHTNGVVKANIDFSISKEDVLYLTKQNVKIIFSKEFVANKDVSPCFIVDEEYKEKLLNAKKIKAHIKSELSYKDSSILIISKSPIKDISSIKAYKTYEGYFDKPSFDVENIILNLKEGEAVCFVGAFEMGGFEKLTEFFDGKEISYNSWSLCNRVL; encoded by the coding sequence ATGAAAGGACTTGTTCATATATGTTGTGCACCAGATAGTATATACTTTTTAGAAAAGCTAAAAAACGATTACAAAGACTACGAATGGATAGGGTTTTTCTACGATCCAAATATACATCCTAAAACAGAGTACGATTTGAGGCTAGTAGAAACAAAAAGAGTGTGTGAAAAGCTTGGAATACCTCTCATAGAGGGGAATTACGACGATGATGTATGGCTTTTGGCGGTAGAAGGTCTTGAAAAAGAACCAGAAAAGGGTAAGCGCTGTGAAGTTTGTTTTGATATAAGATTAAAAGAGTCTTTTGAGATTGCAAGAAGTTTGGGTGCTAAAGCTATTACCACTACGCTTTTGATGAGTCCAAAAAAAAGTATAAATCAAATAAATCATGTAGCTTCTATCTTTTCTAAGGAGTACGGTATAGATTTTATAAGCGTAGATTATAGAAAGGGTGGTGGGGTTCAGATAATGCACGAGCTTACAAAACTAAACGAAATATACTCCCAAGATTACTGCGGATGCATACATGGGCTTTTTAATCAAAAACCAGATACAGAGCTTTTTATGTGGGCAAAGATTAGCCCTGGTTCCAAAGAAGAGCTTCTTTTTATAAAAAGTATTAGGCTTTTAGCAGAGTCAATGGGATTTTATACAAAAGAGATAAACTTTAGCTTCTTAGGTTGGGATTTACTGAATGGGTATATCTTTGTAGATGATGAGCCAATCCCCTCCTACATAAGGTATTATTCAAAACATACCAACGGTGTTGTAAAGGCAAATATAGATTTTTCTATTTCAAAAGAAGATGTTTTATACCTTACGAAACAAAATGTAAAAATAATCTTTTCAAAAGAGTTTGTGGCAAACAAAGATGTTTCACCGTGTTTTATAGTAGATGAGGAGTATAAAGAAAAGCTTCTTAATGCCAAAAAGATAAAAGCACATATAAAATCAGAGCTTTCTTATAAAGATTCCAGTATTTTGATAATCTCTAAAAGCCCTATAAAAGATATATCTAGCATAAAAGCTTACAAAACCTATGAAGGATATTTTGATAAACCAAGTTTTGATGTAGAGAATATAATTTTAAACTTAAAAGAAGGCGAAGCCGTTTGTTTTGTAGGGGCTTTTGAGATGGGTGGTTTTGAAAAACTTACGGAGTTTTTTGATGGAAAAGAAATTTCTTATAATAGCTGGTCCTTGTGTAATAGAGTCTTATGA
- the kdsA gene encoding 3-deoxy-8-phosphooctulonate synthase, producing MEKKFLIIAGPCVIESYELCFEVASHLKELSLKYKEFDFVFKASFDKANRTSVNSYRGPGLEKGLEILKRIKEEFFMPVTTDVHETYQVKPVAEVVDIIQIPAFLCRQTDLLLVAAETGKSVNVKKGQFLAPWDTKYIIDKLKSKNKDATFYLTERGSSFGYNNLVVDMRSLPIMRQYANVIFDATHSVQLPGGAGRSSSGQREFVPYLIRAAVAVGVDGVFMETHPNPEKALSDGPNSIPLKDLESILIQIKAIKRALEDINQS from the coding sequence ATGGAAAAGAAATTTCTTATAATAGCTGGTCCTTGTGTAATAGAGTCTTATGAGCTTTGCTTTGAAGTGGCCTCTCATCTAAAAGAGCTTTCTTTGAAGTATAAGGAGTTTGATTTTGTATTTAAGGCTTCTTTTGATAAGGCCAATAGAACATCTGTAAACTCCTATAGAGGACCTGGTCTTGAAAAAGGTCTTGAGATTTTAAAAAGAATAAAAGAAGAATTTTTTATGCCAGTTACCACGGATGTCCATGAAACTTATCAAGTAAAACCTGTGGCAGAGGTGGTGGATATCATTCAAATACCGGCTTTTTTATGTAGGCAAACGGATTTACTTCTTGTCGCTGCAGAAACTGGTAAAAGTGTGAACGTTAAAAAAGGACAATTTTTAGCCCCCTGGGATACTAAGTATATAATAGATAAGCTAAAATCAAAAAACAAAGACGCTACATTTTACCTTACAGAAAGAGGTTCTTCCTTTGGCTATAACAACCTTGTGGTGGATATGAGATCACTACCTATTATGAGACAGTATGCAAACGTTATATTTGATGCTACTCACAGTGTTCAGCTTCCTGGTGGTGCAGGTAGGTCTTCTTCTGGTCAAAGGGAATTTGTGCCCTATCTTATAAGGGCTGCTGTGGCAGTGGGTGTAGATGGGGTTTTTATGGAAACGCATCCAAATCCAGAAAAGGCGCTGTCCGATGGTCCAAACTCTATACCTTTAAAAGATTTAGAGAGTATTTTAATTCAAATAAAAGCCATAAAACGAGCCTTAGAGGATATAAACCAAAGTTAA